From Anticarsia gemmatalis isolate Benzon Research Colony breed Stoneville strain chromosome 3, ilAntGemm2 primary, whole genome shotgun sequence, one genomic window encodes:
- the LOC142987437 gene encoding thioester-containing protein 1 allele R1-like has protein sequence MAGKLRLIILLVALIAPLAVQCISIVGPRILRPYSAYTVAIGGGSRAYTLYVAVEGRRANGEQYNEGREVQIPAAASRLIELEIGDPGPGQYALVARSTSGPLFSSSAPLLYQPRSFCIFVQTDKRVYQPGDTINFRVIALDKYLLPLSTTVDVSILDTGGSPIRQWAGAELDRGVLTQELALADEPALGEWTIQVEARGQKYSHHVLVADYVQPRFNMHMHLPSEVLFSEGRFDINVTAKHFNGLPVRGELTISAYPVFFSGLLQPVVAAPTRKVVEINGQTEVTFDLKTDLDLAEDAARPLVVEAVLEEKDTLIKQNISSRILLLRAPYRLRVSAPTYFKPTLPYIVQIELVDSSGELMSTDGEVTVERLWDDGAPANETKVPLNKGVASYTVVPDRAHVNSTLNLLIKYKEVTERVVNVQRSEYTSQFLTAEVLTRDTGVGGEMRARITATEPMDMVHYAVIGRGDIIVAKTLELSPARKSVDVTVAITSRMAPGCILLAWYPRLDAARNNLLAAAVYAPQKNLLQNDISVSPVSSNGATLKPNTLIELKVLGESGAIVGLLAEDVHAIEAGLAQANGLGSGLDLHKIEREVETFNSLSHSVFKNDDHLTGSGLNLGGYTASDVFKNAGVVILTDGVVIRNNPDGSVPTQAPIETGTRAPLAGPYAFSRLPPPPSPRYYLTVSPQPTWMLANLTVGNDGNGAKERWTSETSGEFAIGAFSVHPTLGLGLASPQKFATSVPLAITAELPASLQRGETVAAVIILKTTLAVDTSVEVTFYNSDQYFEFEPLENELESTKKIELFKRVRVTIPARGSASTAFLLSVVRTGEAPVIVEANGNGVSASLFRTIDVKDGYEEDVWAWSLLDARRTVARANVTLDVRPGVKTGAISLRATGDLLAAALQATKSPPAPSADPTYALRPLALSCVLLDYLQATGQEESSTTQEARALAAVGYQRLMAYRRPDGSFAAETDSEAEGDVWMTAVAARWLSRCSRYVSVEARAARDAATWLARAQQQDGAWSAPPPRARTDPHAQAPLPLTAQALVALHHAKGSDVLYKNNINKALDFIARGVSPDLDAYTLAVIGGALATARHPQLTQTLEIMNKYANTSGSTLFWSRTLSGNEWRNPWLVGNSLEATTAAWGLRAMMAARLLDEATPVVRYLLQAYQPNDPDPEVIDSLAQFAETIRTATKLRVSVNVTGSEEARQFQIAENNALVIQTQSIRNSRSVSAVTEGRGIALVGLSAKGSTNVTAPWPRFTLDPRVDQVSTKDRLQLSVCFGYVPQGNETESGLALLTVQLPSGYSADITTLTELTSVRYIVWARVSKDGSRVLAAVRTVPSERCATLAAPRALPVARQRPAWATLVDLYDSSHRARIFYQTQPATACDVCREWESCARACGTAALQVSENGQTNNRPAPAAASLFTPTVFLTLITTALILLI, from the exons ATGGCCGGAAAACTTAGGCTTATTATCCTGCTGGTAGCTTTGATTGCACCACTCGCAGTACAATG TATTTCAATAGTAGGACCACGTATACTGCGTCCATACAGTGCATACACCGTGGCTATAGGCGGCGGCTCCAGAGCCTACACCCTGTATGTAGCAGTCGAAGGTCGACGTGCTAATGGAGAACAGTACAATGAGGGGCGAGAAGTACAGATACCAGCTGCTGCGTCCAGACTCATAGAACTTGAG ATCGGTGACCCTGGGCCGGGGCAGTACGCGCTGGTGGCGCGGTCAACCTCAGGCCCGCTATTCTCGTCGTCGGCCCCGTTGCTCTACCAGCCGCGCAGTTTCTGCATCTTCGTGCAGACAGACAAGCGCGTCTACCAGCCCGGAGACACCATTAACTTTAGGGTCATCGCCTTGGACAA GTACTTGCTGCCGTTGTCGACGACTGTAGACGTCAGTATACTGGACACAGGAGGTTCACCGATAAGACAGTGGGCCGGCGCTGAGCTGGACCGAGGAGTTCTTACTCAAGAATTAGCCTTAGCAGATGAGCCTGCTCTTGGAGAATGGACTATACAG GTGGAGGCTCGTGGGCAGAAGTACTCGCACCATGTGCTGGTGGCCGACTACGTGCAGCCACGGTTCAACATGCATATGCACCTCCCCAGCGAAGTACTCTTCAGCGAGGGCAGATTCGACATTAACGTCACCGCCAA GCACTTCAACGGTCTTCCAGTTCGTGGTGAACTGACGATATCTGCGTATCCGGTATTTTTCTCTGGACTTCTACAACCCGTAGTAGCCGCTCCTACTCGGAAAGTGGTCGAAATTAACGGTCAGACAGAAGTGACGTTTGACCTCAAGACTGACCTTGACCTGGCTGAGGATGCGGCGAGGCCGCTCGTCGTCGAAGCCGTGCTTGAGGAGAAAGATacacttataaaacaaaatatatcctCGAGAATTCTGTTGCTAAGAGCACCATACAGACTCAGAGTGTCAGCTCCGACATATTTTAAACCGACTCTTCCTTATATTGTTcag ATAGAGTTAGTGGATTCGTCGGGAGAACTAATGTCTACTGATGGAGAAGTGACAGTGGAAAGACTGTGGGACGATGGAGCTCCCGCCAACGAGACGAAGGTGCCTTTGAACAAAGGCGTCGCTTCTTATACTGTAGTTCCAGATAGAGCACACGTCAACTCTACCCTCAACTTATTG ATAAAATACAAGGAGGTGACAGAAAGAGTGGTGAACGTTCAGAGAAGCGAGTACACCAGCCAGTTCCTGACTGCTGAGGTGTTGACTCGCGACACTGGCGTCGGCGGAGAGATGCGCGCGCGCATCACTGCCACTGAACCAATGGACATGGTGCACTACGCTGTTATCGGCAGAGGAGATATTATCGTCGCTAAGACTTTGGAG TTGAGTCCAGCTCGCAAGAGTGTGGATGTGACTGTAGCTATAACGTCTCGTATGGCACCGGGATGTATTCTACTAGCGTGGTATCCTCGCCTCGATGCAGCGCGCAACAACCTGCTTGCAGCCGCCGTGTATGCGCCACAgaagaatttattacaaaacgat ATATCAGTATCGCCAGTGTCAAGCAACGGCGCCACTCTCAAGCCCAACACGCTAATAGAGCTAAAAGTACTAGGAGAGTCTGGGGCCATAGTCGGTCTCCTTGCGGAAGATGTCCACGCCATAGAAGCAGGCTTAGCGCAAGCTAACGGACTCGGCAGTGGCCTTGATTTACACAAG ATTGAACGCGAAGTAGAAACTTTCAACAGTTTGTCACACTCTGTGTTCAAGAACGACGATCATCTGACTGGATCTGGCTTGAATTTGGGAGGTTACACTGCATCAGATGTTTTCAAG AATGCAGGCGTTGTTATTCTAACTGATGGTGTCGTAATAAGGAATAATCCAGATG GATCTGTCCCCACGCAAGCCCCGATAGAAACCGGCACCCGCGCTCCACTCGCTGGTCCATACGCCTTCAGTCGACTTCCACCACCGCCCTCTCCTCGCTACTATCTCACTGTATCGCCACAACCTACCTGGATGCTTGCCAACCTTACAGTCGG TAATGATGGAAACGGTGCCAAAGAACGATGGACATCAGAGACATCAGGGGAGTTCGCAATCGGCGCGTTTTCAGTTCATCCGACTTTAGGTCTTGGTTTGGCGTCCCCACAGAAATTCGCCACCTCCGTGCCATTAGCAATTACCGCGGAACTACCCGCCAGTCTTCAACGAGGTGAAACTGTCGCTGCTGTGATAATACTCAAAACTACGCTAGCAGTAGACACATCTGTTGAGGTCACATTTTACAACAGCGACCAGTATTTCGAATTCGAACCACTCGAAAACGAACTCGAATCGACTAAAA AAATCGAGCTATTCAAACGGGTCCGTGTGACAATACCAGCCCGCGGCTCCGCCAGCACAGCTTTCCTTCTGAGCGTGGTCCGTACCGGTGAAGCTCCTGTTATCGTCGAGGCTAATGGCAACGGAGTATCCGCCTCACTCTTCAGAACGATAGACGTCAAG GATGGTTATGAAGAAGATGTTTGGGCATGGAGCTTGCTGGATGCTCGTCGGACAGTCGCTAGAGCTAACGTGACACTGGACGTGCGGCCCGGTGTGAAAACTGGCGCCATCTCACTGCGGGCTACAGGCGACCTGTTGGCGGCGGCTCTGCAAGCAACTAAATCGCCCCCCGCACCATCCGCTGATCCAACATACGCATTGAGACCTTTAGCTCTATCCTGTGTGCTTCTAGATTATCTCCAG GCGACTGGTCAAGAAGAAAGCTCAACAACACAAGAAGCACGAGCACTGGCGGCGGTCGGCTATCAACGACTGATGGCGTATCGTCGACCGGATGGTTCTTTCGCTGCAGAGACGGATTCTGAGGCGGAAGGTGACGTCTG GATGACGGCAGTGGCAGCCCGCTGGTTGTCTCGCTGCTCGCGCTACGTGTCGGTGGAGGCGCGCGCAGCTCGTGACGCGGCCACGTGGCTGGCGCGCGCGCAGCAGCAGGACGGCGCCTGGAGCGCGCCGCCACCGCGCGCCCGCACCGACCCGCATGCACAGGCACCACTACCATTGACTGCGCAGGCTCTAGTCGCGTTGCACCACGCCAAG GGAAGTGACGTCCTATACAAGAACAACATAAACAAAGCCCTTGACTTCATAGCCCGCGGCGTATCGCCCGACTTAGACGCGTATACTCTAGCCGTGATCGGAGGCGCTCTCGCCACCGCCAGGCATCCACAACTTACACAAACTCTggaaattatgaataaatatgcGAATACATCAG GTTCTACTCTCTTCTGGTCGCGGACTCTGTCCGGCAACGAATGGCGCAACCCATGGTTGGTAGGCAACAGCTTGGAGGCGACTACGGCGGCATGGGGCCTGCGAGCCATGATGGCGGCGCGTCTGCTAGACGAGGCCACTCCCGTAGTGCGATACTTACTGCAAGCGTACCAGCCCAACGACCCGGATCCCGAAGTG ATCGACTCGTTGGCCCAGTTTGCGGAAACGATTCGAACAGCGACAAAATTACGAGTGTCAGTGAACGTGACCGGCTCTGAAGAAGCGAGGCAGTTCCAGATTGCGGAGAACAACGCACTCGTTATACAAACACAATCT ATTCGTAACAGTCGTTCAGTGAGCGCGGTGACAGAGGGCCGAGGCATCGCCCTTGTAGGGCTTTCAGCTAAAGGCAGCACTAACGTCACTGCTCCCTGGCCGAGGTTCACCCTCGACCCCAGGGTCGACCAGGTCTCTACCAAAGACCGCCTgcaactgtctgtctgtttcgG ATATGTACCTCAAGGCAATGAGACAGAAAGTGGTTTGGCGCTTCTAACCGTACAACTTCCATCCGGATATTCGGCAGACATAACAACGCTTACTGAGTTGACG TCTGTCCGCTACATCGTATGGGCGCGGGTATCAAAGGACGGGTCCCGAGTGTTGGCAGCCGTAAGAACTGTCCCGTCTGAGCGCTGCGCCACCCTCGCCGCTCCACGAGCCCTGCCTGTAGCCAGGCAACGACCGGCCTGGGCTACTCTAGTCGACTTGTATGACTCCA GTCATCGTGCTCGAATATTCTACCAAACTCAGCCAGCAACCGCGTGTGACGTGTGTCGCGAGTGGGAGTCATGCGCCCGTGCATGCGGCACGGCGGCGCTACAAGTCTCCGAGAACGGCCAGACCAACAACCGGCCCGCTCCTGCAGCCGCCTCGCTCTTCACACCAACAGTGTTTCTAACACTCATCACCACCGCcctaatattactaatttag
- the LOC142987438 gene encoding peptidyl-prolyl cis-trans isomerase, rhodopsin-specific isozyme-like isoform X2, with product MCVARQFRVTDQVYFDIQREDKLLGRVVIGLFGDLAPKAVKNFKVLASKGIQGKSYKNTSFNRIIKRFMVQGGDVVSDDGMGSISIYGETFDDENLDTQHSGAGFVSMANKGRNTNGCQFLITTTGTPWLDDLHTVVGKVVEGQNVVHMVEHTPTDVDDRPTVRVFIADSGLVPTPQPFYISDDPYDLWAWIKASAVPLTMSFSILGFFHWMMRKMEI from the exons ATGTGTGTG GCTCGGCAGTTTCGTGTAACGGACCAAGTGTATTTTGATATACAACGTGAAGATAAGTTACTAGGCCGAGTTGTAATAGGATTATTTGGAGATTTAGCTCCGAAGGCCgttaaaaactttaaagttttagCATCCAAAGGTATACAAGGGAAGTCTTACAAGAACACGTCATTTAACCGtataattaaaagatttatGGTACAAG GAGGCGATGTGGTTTCCGATGACGGCATGGGTTCCATCAGCATATATGGTGAGACCTTTGATGACGAAAACCTGGACACACAGCACAGTGGAGCTGGTTTCGTGTCTATGGCTAACAAAG gGCGCAACACAAATGGCTGTCAATTTCTGATAACAACTACTGGAACACCATGGCTGGATGATTTACATACAGTTGTTGGAAAG GTGGTGGAAGGTCAGAACGTGGTGCACATGGTGGAGCACACGCCGACGGACGTGGACGACAGGCCCACGGTACGCGTGTTCATCGCTGACAGCGGCCTCGTGCCCACGCCGCAGCCCTTTTACATCTCTGATGATCCTTATGA CTTATGGGCCTGGATCAAAGCATCAGCAGTTCCATTGACGATGTCTTTCTCAATCCTGGGCTTTTTTCATTGGATGATGAGGAAAATGGAAATCTAG
- the LOC142987438 gene encoding uncharacterized protein LOC142987438 isoform X1 produces the protein MKCNMISHTSTVLFLLISSHTILSNARQFRVTDQVYFDIQREDKLLGRVVIGLFGDLAPKAVKNFKVLASKGIQGKSYKNTSFNRIIKRFMVQGGDVVSDDGMGSISIYGETFDDENLDTQHSGAGFVSMANKGRNTNGCQFLITTTGTPWLDDLHTVVGKVVEGQNVVHMVEHTPTDVDDRPTVRVFIADSGLVPTPQPFYISDDPYDLWAWIKASAVPLTMSFSILGFFHWMMRKMEI, from the exons ATGAAGTGTAATATGATTTCTCATACCTCAACTGTATTATTTCTTCTAATATCTTCTCATACTATTCTTTCAAAT GCTCGGCAGTTTCGTGTAACGGACCAAGTGTATTTTGATATACAACGTGAAGATAAGTTACTAGGCCGAGTTGTAATAGGATTATTTGGAGATTTAGCTCCGAAGGCCgttaaaaactttaaagttttagCATCCAAAGGTATACAAGGGAAGTCTTACAAGAACACGTCATTTAACCGtataattaaaagatttatGGTACAAG GAGGCGATGTGGTTTCCGATGACGGCATGGGTTCCATCAGCATATATGGTGAGACCTTTGATGACGAAAACCTGGACACACAGCACAGTGGAGCTGGTTTCGTGTCTATGGCTAACAAAG gGCGCAACACAAATGGCTGTCAATTTCTGATAACAACTACTGGAACACCATGGCTGGATGATTTACATACAGTTGTTGGAAAG GTGGTGGAAGGTCAGAACGTGGTGCACATGGTGGAGCACACGCCGACGGACGTGGACGACAGGCCCACGGTACGCGTGTTCATCGCTGACAGCGGCCTCGTGCCCACGCCGCAGCCCTTTTACATCTCTGATGATCCTTATGA CTTATGGGCCTGGATCAAAGCATCAGCAGTTCCATTGACGATGTCTTTCTCAATCCTGGGCTTTTTTCATTGGATGATGAGGAAAATGGAAATCTAG
- the LOC142987440 gene encoding enhancer of yellow 2 transcription factor-like: MTVNNTIAHQRLILSGDRERFKELLRRRLIECGWRDEVRLLCREVVKENESNNVTFDSLVAKVTPRARAIVPDPVKKELLQKIKTHLLTQKDQ; the protein is encoded by the exons ATGACAGTGAATAATACTATTGCCCATCAGCGTTTAATTTTAAGTGGAGACCGAGAAAG GTTCAAAGAGCTACTGAGAAGACGCTTAATAGAATGCGGTTGGAGAGATGAAGTGAGACTGCTCTGCCGAGAAgttgtaaaagaaaatgaaagtaATAATGTTACCTTTGACTCACTAGTTGCCAAAGTAACACCACGTGCCCGCGCAATAGTCCCAGATCCAGTTAAGAAAGAATTGCTCCAGAAAATTAAAACACATCTTCTTACTCAAAAAGATCAATGA